From Salinirubellus salinus, the proteins below share one genomic window:
- a CDS encoding DUF5815 family protein has product MAEPRVPGGETAELDLPCGRTVAVHDLDMGLRDYECACGERHAVVMDVHPLSRWVPESIVDVLRVTVDTSDDWDEFGTVHVMGMVLEEFPEAVASVDLSEDGSVGYTLVWMTDFDSRRLHEVVVELLVELMEHAISHAEDGSVAAQFEEQMLQFDVSEFVEAYRAERDFEDEFDRAV; this is encoded by the coding sequence ATGGCAGAACCGCGCGTCCCCGGTGGGGAGACGGCCGAACTGGACCTCCCCTGCGGACGGACCGTCGCCGTCCACGACCTCGACATGGGCCTGCGGGACTACGAGTGCGCCTGCGGGGAGCGACACGCTGTCGTGATGGACGTCCACCCGCTCTCGCGGTGGGTCCCCGAGTCCATCGTCGACGTGCTCCGCGTCACGGTCGACACCAGCGACGACTGGGACGAGTTCGGCACCGTCCACGTGATGGGGATGGTGCTGGAGGAGTTCCCCGAGGCCGTGGCCAGCGTCGACCTGAGCGAGGACGGCTCCGTCGGCTACACGCTGGTCTGGATGACAGACTTCGACTCCCGGCGGCTCCACGAGGTCGTCGTCGAGTTGCTCGTCGAACTGATGGAACACGCCATCAGCCACGCCGAGGACGGCAGTGTCGCGGCACAGTTCGAAGAGCAGATGCTCCAGTTCGACGTGAGCGAGTTCGTCGAGGCCTACCGCGCGGAGCGGGACTTCGAGGACGAGTTCGACCGGGCGGTGTAG